In Malus sylvestris chromosome 16, drMalSylv7.2, whole genome shotgun sequence, the following are encoded in one genomic region:
- the LOC126607358 gene encoding protein REDUCED CHLOROPLAST COVERAGE 2 isoform X2: protein MAPKTGKAKPHKPKGDKKKKEEKVLPTVIEISIETPDELQVTLKGISTDTILDVRKLLGVHVETCHLTNFSLSHEVRGPKLKDSVDILSLKPSHLTIVEDDYTEEQAVAHIRRLMDIVACTTSFGSSSAPSPKTPGRSNSKGDVPQHKNDDGPNADARAKVLGSISIVDAESSAASTVSMYPPPKLGQFYDFFSLSHLTPPLHYIRRSTRPFLEDKTEDDLFQMDIRVCSGKPTTIVASSKGFYPAGKRALMVHSLVVLLQQISRPFDVAYNAVMKAFIEHNKFGNLPYGFRANTWVVPPIVADKPSVFPSLPLEDENWGGNGGGQGRDGKHDYRPWAKEFAILKVMPCSTSEERQVRDRKAFLLHSLFVDVSVLKAVTAIKRLVETNHCALNDPTFSLVHEESVGDLIVKVTRSMPDASVKVDCKIDGSQVLGIPQEQVTQRNLLKGITADESATVHDTATLGVVVVRLCGFTAVVRVSSEVNWEGKPVPKDVEIEDQLEGGANALNVNSLRLLLQQSSLPQSSNEVLRTNFEGIHTTRSLVKKVLEDSLLRLQDGPTNNTKSIRWELGACWVQHLQNQASGKTESKKTEQAKIEPVVKGLGKQGGLLKEIKKKMDVRSNKTDQVKDVVGVNNLDIHQNSDITTQEELEKRDAEKETIWRKMLPESSYLRLKESETGLHLQSPDELIEMAHKYYVDTALPKLVADFGSLELSPVDGRTLTDFMHTRGLQLSSLGRVVELADKLPHVRSLCIHEMVVRAYKHILQAVVAAVDNIADLAASIAACLNILLGTPATENGDVDITYDDALKWKWVESFLLKRFGWQWKHETVKDLRKFAILRGLSHKVGLELVPRDYDMDNVSPFRKSDIVSMVPVYKHVACSSADGRTLLESSKTLLDKGKLEEAVNFGTKALSKLVSVCGPYHRMTAGAYSLLAVVLYHTGDFNQATIYQQKALDINERELGLDHPDTMKSYGDLAVFYYRLQHTELALKYVNRALYLLHLTCGPSHPNTAATYINVAMMEEGLGNVHVALRYLHEALKCNQRLLGPDHIQTAASYHAIAIALSLMEAYTLSVQHEQTTLQILQAKLGSEDLRTQDAAAWLEYFESKALEQQEAARNGTPKPDASISSKGHLSVSDLLDYITPDADMKARDARKARAKVKGKPGKNEAIVSDGYQKDDILLPSQLVAENSGDKENQSAPPFAEPKHEKVDTSLLDQSIIFEKKDDAAQDDASDEGWQEAVPKGRSPMGRKSFLSRRPSLKKLNTNFVHASQLSRYNGKPNSLTSPKTSPIEPAAFPGPALPVSKKFVKSASFSPKPSNSSMSVSGGTEKHSNPKSAPSTPASIDQVTKSSSVTNPISVQSTGKLFSYKEVALAPPGTIVKAVGEQLPKGNVPIVQLSKVGQEKTATDVTGEVILVKDVEEEEKQKLVGEKVVLALEENGIDVKHTKVQNSVARKSLGVVKHASVGVQVEAEIIELKTTAYEEGQVENAEVTVSNGEISITSQPANTTQNGQLQTQALDSSTKVCPDSEPSFVLTESTTHFMEENSSLLEAKVEEDGSPHDFSDGGIVKQGPTDGEKLDEPETKKETTKKLSAAAPPFNPSLVPVFGSVPVAGSKDHGGILPPPVNIPPMLTISPVRRSPHQSATARVPYGPRLAGGYNRSGSRASRNKHVFHNGENTGDGNHFSPPRVMNPHAAEFVPGQPWIPNGYPASPSDFLPPPSGYPMSPNGYPSSRNDIPVTQNVFPTSPIGSEESLTIINAPLGVETNIKGEAKENNDMSSLEVRCETQKIEEELQKEEYVDNVVSHSNPEEKPFETYTVVGNIDVAKEISSKLVVEENPSKCWGDYSDNEAEVIQVSS from the exons ATGACTACACAGAAGAGCAAGCCGTGGCACACATCCGGCGACTGATGGACATCGTCGCTTGCACGACATCTTTTGGTTCGTCATCCGCTCCTTCACCTAAAACGCCTGGCCGGTCAAACTCAAAGGGCGACGTACCGCAGCACAAAAACGACGACGGGCCCAATGCAGATGCAAGGGCCAAAGTTTTGGGTTCAATTTCGATCGTTGATGCCGAGTCATCTGCTGCCTCGACTGTGTCAATGTATCCTCCTCCAAAGCTCGGGCAGTTCTACGATTTCTTTTCCTTGTCTCACCTTACGCCTCCTCTCCACT ACATAAGAAGATCTACGCGTCCGTTCCTTGAGGATAAGACAGAAGACGACTTGTTTCAAATGGAC ATTCGGGTTTGTAGCGGGAAGCCGACGACAATCGTGGCTTCCAGTAAAGGATTCTACCCTGCTGGAAAACGAGCTCTAATGGTTCACTCTTTGGTTGTTCTTCTTCAGCAAATTAGTAGGCCATTTGATGTT GCATACAACGCTGTTATGAAGGCTTTCATTGAGCACAATAAA TTTGGAAACCTTCCCTACGGTTTTCGCGCAAACACATGGGTTGTCCCTCCAATTGTTGCTGATAAACCGTCAGTTTTCCCATCACTTCCTTTGGAAGACGAAAACTGGGGAGGAAACGGAGGTGGTCAGGGAAGAGACGGTAAACATGATTACAGGCCATGGGCAAAGGAGTTTGCCATTTTAAAAGTAATGCCTTGCTCAACATCAGAGGAGAGGCAAGTCCGAGACCGCAAGGCTTTTTTGCTTCACAGTTTATTTGTGGACGTCTCTGTTCTTAAAGCTGTTACAGCAATTAAGCGTCTAGTTGAGACTAACCATTGTGCCTTAAATGATCCCACTTTTTCACTTGTTCACGAGGAAAGTGTTGGAGATTTAATCGTTAAGGTGACCAGAAGTATGCCCGATGCAAGTGTAAAGGTAGACTGTAAAATCGATGGCAGCCAAGTTCTTGGAATTCCGCAAGAACAAGTTACTCAGAGAAACCTACTCAAAGGAATAACAGCTGACGAAAGTGCAACTGTTCAT GATACTGCTACACTGGGTGTTGTGGTTGTCAGACTTTGTGGGTTTACGGCTGTTGTGAGGGTTTCAAGTGAGGTGAATTGGGAAGGAAAACCTGTTCCTAAGGACGTTGAAATTGAGGACCAGCTTGAAGGTGGTGCTAATGCTTTGAATGTTAATAG CTTGAGACTGTTATTGCAACAGTCCTCCCTGCCTCAATCATCAAATGAAGTTCTACGCACAAATTTTGAAGGTATACATACTACTAGATCTCTCGTGAAGAAAGTACTTGAAGACAGTCTGTTAAGATTGCAGGATGGACCCACTAATAATACTAAGTCCATTAGATGGGAGCTAGGAGCATGTTGGGTACAACATTTGCAAAATCAAGCTTCGGGAAAAACTGAATCTAAAAAAACTGAACAAGCTAAGATTGAGCCAGTTGTTAAGGGTCTTGGAAAGCAAGGGGGGTTACTAAaggaaattaaaaagaaaatggatGTCAGGAGCAACAAAACTGACCAGGTGAAGGATGTTGTTGGGGTTAACAACCTTGATATACATCAGAATTCTGATATCACTACTCAGGAGGAATTAGAAAAGCGAGATGCAGAAAAGGAAACTATTTGGAGAAAGATGCTTCCTGAATCGTCATATTTGCGCCTCAAAGAATCAGAAACTGGTCTTCACCTTCAG TCACCCGATGAGTTGATTGAAATGGCACATAAATACTATGTTGACACTGCACTTCCAAAACTG GTTGCAGATTTTGGCTCCCTTGAACTTTCACCAGTCGATGGAAGGACATTGACAGATTTTATGCATACTAGGGGTTTGCAATTGTCTTCCCTAGGACGTGTG GTTGAACTTGCAGATAAGCTCCCTCATGTACGATCACTTTGTATCcatgagatggttgtgcgagccTATAAACACATACTCCAAGCAGTTGTAGCAGCAGTTGATAATATTGCAGACTTGGCTGCATCAATAGCGGCATGTTTAAATATATTGCTAGGAACACCAGCAACTGAAAATGGGGATGTAGATATTACTTATGATGATGCATTAAAATGGAAATGGGTGGAAAGTTTCCTTTTGAAGAGGTTTGGGTGGCAATGGAAACACGAAACTGTTAAGGATCTAAGGAAGTTTGCCATTCTCCGTGGATTGTCCCACAAG GTTGGACTTGAGCTTGTTCCTAGGGACTACGATATGGACAATGTATCTCCTTTTCGGAAATCAGATATAGTAAGCATGGTCCCTGTATATAAG CACGTTGCATGTTCATCAGCGGATGGGCGTACACTCTTAGAATCGTCCAAGACTTTGTTGGATAAAGGTAAACTGGAGGAAGCGGTTAATTTTGGCACTAAG GCACTCTCAAAACTAGTGTCCGTATGTGGGCCTTATCATCGAATGACAGCAGGAGCATATAGTCTTCTTGCTGTAGTATTGTACCACACTGGGGATTTCAACCAGGCGACCATCTATCAGCAAAAGGCATTGGATATCAATGAGAGGGAGCTTGGACTTGATCATCCTGATACAATGAAAAGTTATGGGGATTTGGCTGTTTTCTATTACAGACTTCAACATACAGAGTTGGCCCTCAA GTACGTCAATCGTGCTTTGTATCTTTTGCATCTAACATGTGGGCCGTCTCATCCAAATACGGCTGCCACCTATATTAACGTGGCAATGATGGAAGAAGGTTTGGGGAATGTCCATGTTGCTCTTAGGTATCTCCATGAAGCGCTAAAGTGCAATCAAAGGCTACTTGGACCTGATCATATacag ACCGCTGCTAGCTATCATGCCATTGCTATAGCACTCTCTTTGATGGAAGCTTACACATTAAGTGTTCAGCACGAACAAACTACCTTACAGATACTGCAAGCAAAACTTGGCTCTGAGGATCTACGCACACAG GATGCCGCTGCATGGCTTGAGTATTTCGAGTCTAAGGCTTTGGAGCAGCAAGAAGCTGCACGCAATGGTACTCCAAAGCCAGATGCCTCTATCTCCAGCAAAGGACATTTAAG TGTGTCAGACCTTTTGGATTATATAACACCAGATGCTGATATGAAAGCAAGGGATGCAAGAAAAGCTCGTGCAAAG GTTAAAGGAAAACCAGGAAAAAACGAGGCAATAGTCTCAGATGGATACCAGAAGGATGACATTTTGTTACCAAGTCAGCTTGTTGCCGAGAATTCAGGTGATAAAGAGAACCAGTCTGCACCTCCATTTGCAGAACCTAAGCATGAGAAAGTTGATACAAGTCTACTGGATCAATCAATAATATTCGAAAAAAAAGATGATGCGGCACAAGATGATGCCTCAGATGAAGGTTGGCAAGAAGCAGTTCCTAAAGGTCGTTCACCCATGGGTCGCAAATCCTTTCTGTCAAGGAGACCAAGCCTCAAAAAACTGAATACTAATTTTGTGCATGCATCCCAATTATCACGATACAATGGAAAGCCTAATAGTTTGACATCTCCAAAAACAAGCCCAATTGAGCCTGCTGCTTTTCCTGGACCTGCTCTTCCCGTTTCAAAAAAGTTTGTTAAGAGTGCAAGCTTCAGTCCTAAGCCAAGCAACTCTAGCATGTCAGTTAGTGGAGGGACAGAGAAGCACTCAAACCCAAAGTCAGCCCCTTCTACTCCAGCTTCTATTGATCAAGTTACCAAGTCATCTTCTGTGACAAATCCAATCAGTGTTCAGTCAACTGGAAAACTTTTCTCCTATAAAGAAGTTGCATTGGCTCCTCCTGGAACAATTGTGAAGGCAGTGGGAGAGCAATTACCAAAAGGAAATGTTCCTATTGTACAACTTTCTAAGGTTGGCCAGGAGAAAACTGCAACAGATGTTACTGGTGAAGTGATACTAGTTAAAGATGTCGAGGAAGAGGAAAAGCAAAAACTTGTGGGAGAGAAAGTGGTTTTGGCTCTTGAGGAAAATGGTATTGATGTAAAACATACAAAAGTGCAGAACTCTGTGGCAAGGAAATCTCTGGGAGTTGTAAAGCATGCTAGTGTTGGAGTACAAGTGGAAGCTGAGATCATAGAACTGAAAACCACTGCTTATGAAGAAGGACAAGTAGAAAATGCCGAAGTCACAGTTTCAAACGGTGAGATTTCTATTACTTCCCAACCCGCAAACACTACTCAAAATGGACAATTGCAAACTCAAGCGCTGGACAGTTCGACCAAGGTTTGCCCTGATTCAGAACCTTCATTTGTTTTAACTGAAAGCACAACTCACTTTATGGAAGAAAATTCTTCCCTTTTGGAAGCAAAGGTTGAAGAAGATGGAAGTCCACATGATTTCTCTGATGGTGGGATAGTTAAGCAAGGGCCAACTGATGGAGAAAAGTTAGATGAACCAGAAACTAAAAAAGAGACCACCAAGAAACTTTCTGCAGCCGCACCACCTTTCAATCCATCCCTAGTACCAGTTTTTGGTTCAGTTCCAGTGGCAGGTTCCAAAGATCATGGAGGGATTTTGCCCCCACCAGTAAATATTCCTCCTATGCTTACGATCAGTCCTGTTCGTAGATCACCTCATCAGTCAGCAACAGCAAGGGTTCCGTATGGTCCACGATTGGCTGGTGGATATAATAGATCTGGAAGTCGGGCTTCACGTAATAAACATGTCTTCCACAATGGTGAGAACACAGGGGATGGAAATCACTTTAGTCCACCTAGAGTAATGAACCCACATGCGGCAGAGTTTGTACCTGGCCAACCTTGGATTCCCAATGGCTATCCAGCATCTCCTAGTGATTTTTTGCCTCCCCCAAGTGGTTATCCCATGTCCCCAAATGGATATCCATCGTCGCGTAATGATATTCCAGTGACTCAAAATGTGTTCCCAACATCTCCAATCGGTTCAGAAGAGTCATTAACAATTATAAATGCTCCACTTGGTgttgaaacaaatattaaagGTGAAGCAAAAGAGAATAATGACATGTCTTCATTAGAAGTTAGATGCGAGACgcaaaaaattgaagaagagtTGCAGAAAGAAGAGTATGTTGATAATGTAGTCTCTCATTCTAATCCTGAAGAAAAGCCTTTTGAAACATATACAGTTGTTGGTAATATTGATGTAGCAAAAGAGATCAGCAGCAAATTAGTTGTTGAGGAAAATCCAAGTAAATGTTGGGGAGATTATAGTGACAATGAAGCTGAGGTCATTCAAGTTTCTAGTTGA
- the LOC126607358 gene encoding protein REDUCED CHLOROPLAST COVERAGE 2 isoform X1, protein MAPKTGKAKPHKPKGDKKKKEEKVLPTVIEISIETPDELQVTLKGISTDTILDVRKLLGVHVETCHLTNFSLSHEVRGPKLKDSVDILSLKPSHLTIVEGRSIQPLSIASLLYKTSLYFIKTNDYTEEQAVAHIRRLMDIVACTTSFGSSSAPSPKTPGRSNSKGDVPQHKNDDGPNADARAKVLGSISIVDAESSAASTVSMYPPPKLGQFYDFFSLSHLTPPLHYIRRSTRPFLEDKTEDDLFQMDIRVCSGKPTTIVASSKGFYPAGKRALMVHSLVVLLQQISRPFDVAYNAVMKAFIEHNKFGNLPYGFRANTWVVPPIVADKPSVFPSLPLEDENWGGNGGGQGRDGKHDYRPWAKEFAILKVMPCSTSEERQVRDRKAFLLHSLFVDVSVLKAVTAIKRLVETNHCALNDPTFSLVHEESVGDLIVKVTRSMPDASVKVDCKIDGSQVLGIPQEQVTQRNLLKGITADESATVHDTATLGVVVVRLCGFTAVVRVSSEVNWEGKPVPKDVEIEDQLEGGANALNVNSLRLLLQQSSLPQSSNEVLRTNFEGIHTTRSLVKKVLEDSLLRLQDGPTNNTKSIRWELGACWVQHLQNQASGKTESKKTEQAKIEPVVKGLGKQGGLLKEIKKKMDVRSNKTDQVKDVVGVNNLDIHQNSDITTQEELEKRDAEKETIWRKMLPESSYLRLKESETGLHLQSPDELIEMAHKYYVDTALPKLVADFGSLELSPVDGRTLTDFMHTRGLQLSSLGRVVELADKLPHVRSLCIHEMVVRAYKHILQAVVAAVDNIADLAASIAACLNILLGTPATENGDVDITYDDALKWKWVESFLLKRFGWQWKHETVKDLRKFAILRGLSHKVGLELVPRDYDMDNVSPFRKSDIVSMVPVYKHVACSSADGRTLLESSKTLLDKGKLEEAVNFGTKALSKLVSVCGPYHRMTAGAYSLLAVVLYHTGDFNQATIYQQKALDINERELGLDHPDTMKSYGDLAVFYYRLQHTELALKYVNRALYLLHLTCGPSHPNTAATYINVAMMEEGLGNVHVALRYLHEALKCNQRLLGPDHIQTAASYHAIAIALSLMEAYTLSVQHEQTTLQILQAKLGSEDLRTQDAAAWLEYFESKALEQQEAARNGTPKPDASISSKGHLSVSDLLDYITPDADMKARDARKARAKVKGKPGKNEAIVSDGYQKDDILLPSQLVAENSGDKENQSAPPFAEPKHEKVDTSLLDQSIIFEKKDDAAQDDASDEGWQEAVPKGRSPMGRKSFLSRRPSLKKLNTNFVHASQLSRYNGKPNSLTSPKTSPIEPAAFPGPALPVSKKFVKSASFSPKPSNSSMSVSGGTEKHSNPKSAPSTPASIDQVTKSSSVTNPISVQSTGKLFSYKEVALAPPGTIVKAVGEQLPKGNVPIVQLSKVGQEKTATDVTGEVILVKDVEEEEKQKLVGEKVVLALEENGIDVKHTKVQNSVARKSLGVVKHASVGVQVEAEIIELKTTAYEEGQVENAEVTVSNGEISITSQPANTTQNGQLQTQALDSSTKVCPDSEPSFVLTESTTHFMEENSSLLEAKVEEDGSPHDFSDGGIVKQGPTDGEKLDEPETKKETTKKLSAAAPPFNPSLVPVFGSVPVAGSKDHGGILPPPVNIPPMLTISPVRRSPHQSATARVPYGPRLAGGYNRSGSRASRNKHVFHNGENTGDGNHFSPPRVMNPHAAEFVPGQPWIPNGYPASPSDFLPPPSGYPMSPNGYPSSRNDIPVTQNVFPTSPIGSEESLTIINAPLGVETNIKGEAKENNDMSSLEVRCETQKIEEELQKEEYVDNVVSHSNPEEKPFETYTVVGNIDVAKEISSKLVVEENPSKCWGDYSDNEAEVIQVSS, encoded by the exons ATGACTACACAGAAGAGCAAGCCGTGGCACACATCCGGCGACTGATGGACATCGTCGCTTGCACGACATCTTTTGGTTCGTCATCCGCTCCTTCACCTAAAACGCCTGGCCGGTCAAACTCAAAGGGCGACGTACCGCAGCACAAAAACGACGACGGGCCCAATGCAGATGCAAGGGCCAAAGTTTTGGGTTCAATTTCGATCGTTGATGCCGAGTCATCTGCTGCCTCGACTGTGTCAATGTATCCTCCTCCAAAGCTCGGGCAGTTCTACGATTTCTTTTCCTTGTCTCACCTTACGCCTCCTCTCCACT ACATAAGAAGATCTACGCGTCCGTTCCTTGAGGATAAGACAGAAGACGACTTGTTTCAAATGGAC ATTCGGGTTTGTAGCGGGAAGCCGACGACAATCGTGGCTTCCAGTAAAGGATTCTACCCTGCTGGAAAACGAGCTCTAATGGTTCACTCTTTGGTTGTTCTTCTTCAGCAAATTAGTAGGCCATTTGATGTT GCATACAACGCTGTTATGAAGGCTTTCATTGAGCACAATAAA TTTGGAAACCTTCCCTACGGTTTTCGCGCAAACACATGGGTTGTCCCTCCAATTGTTGCTGATAAACCGTCAGTTTTCCCATCACTTCCTTTGGAAGACGAAAACTGGGGAGGAAACGGAGGTGGTCAGGGAAGAGACGGTAAACATGATTACAGGCCATGGGCAAAGGAGTTTGCCATTTTAAAAGTAATGCCTTGCTCAACATCAGAGGAGAGGCAAGTCCGAGACCGCAAGGCTTTTTTGCTTCACAGTTTATTTGTGGACGTCTCTGTTCTTAAAGCTGTTACAGCAATTAAGCGTCTAGTTGAGACTAACCATTGTGCCTTAAATGATCCCACTTTTTCACTTGTTCACGAGGAAAGTGTTGGAGATTTAATCGTTAAGGTGACCAGAAGTATGCCCGATGCAAGTGTAAAGGTAGACTGTAAAATCGATGGCAGCCAAGTTCTTGGAATTCCGCAAGAACAAGTTACTCAGAGAAACCTACTCAAAGGAATAACAGCTGACGAAAGTGCAACTGTTCAT GATACTGCTACACTGGGTGTTGTGGTTGTCAGACTTTGTGGGTTTACGGCTGTTGTGAGGGTTTCAAGTGAGGTGAATTGGGAAGGAAAACCTGTTCCTAAGGACGTTGAAATTGAGGACCAGCTTGAAGGTGGTGCTAATGCTTTGAATGTTAATAG CTTGAGACTGTTATTGCAACAGTCCTCCCTGCCTCAATCATCAAATGAAGTTCTACGCACAAATTTTGAAGGTATACATACTACTAGATCTCTCGTGAAGAAAGTACTTGAAGACAGTCTGTTAAGATTGCAGGATGGACCCACTAATAATACTAAGTCCATTAGATGGGAGCTAGGAGCATGTTGGGTACAACATTTGCAAAATCAAGCTTCGGGAAAAACTGAATCTAAAAAAACTGAACAAGCTAAGATTGAGCCAGTTGTTAAGGGTCTTGGAAAGCAAGGGGGGTTACTAAaggaaattaaaaagaaaatggatGTCAGGAGCAACAAAACTGACCAGGTGAAGGATGTTGTTGGGGTTAACAACCTTGATATACATCAGAATTCTGATATCACTACTCAGGAGGAATTAGAAAAGCGAGATGCAGAAAAGGAAACTATTTGGAGAAAGATGCTTCCTGAATCGTCATATTTGCGCCTCAAAGAATCAGAAACTGGTCTTCACCTTCAG TCACCCGATGAGTTGATTGAAATGGCACATAAATACTATGTTGACACTGCACTTCCAAAACTG GTTGCAGATTTTGGCTCCCTTGAACTTTCACCAGTCGATGGAAGGACATTGACAGATTTTATGCATACTAGGGGTTTGCAATTGTCTTCCCTAGGACGTGTG GTTGAACTTGCAGATAAGCTCCCTCATGTACGATCACTTTGTATCcatgagatggttgtgcgagccTATAAACACATACTCCAAGCAGTTGTAGCAGCAGTTGATAATATTGCAGACTTGGCTGCATCAATAGCGGCATGTTTAAATATATTGCTAGGAACACCAGCAACTGAAAATGGGGATGTAGATATTACTTATGATGATGCATTAAAATGGAAATGGGTGGAAAGTTTCCTTTTGAAGAGGTTTGGGTGGCAATGGAAACACGAAACTGTTAAGGATCTAAGGAAGTTTGCCATTCTCCGTGGATTGTCCCACAAG GTTGGACTTGAGCTTGTTCCTAGGGACTACGATATGGACAATGTATCTCCTTTTCGGAAATCAGATATAGTAAGCATGGTCCCTGTATATAAG CACGTTGCATGTTCATCAGCGGATGGGCGTACACTCTTAGAATCGTCCAAGACTTTGTTGGATAAAGGTAAACTGGAGGAAGCGGTTAATTTTGGCACTAAG GCACTCTCAAAACTAGTGTCCGTATGTGGGCCTTATCATCGAATGACAGCAGGAGCATATAGTCTTCTTGCTGTAGTATTGTACCACACTGGGGATTTCAACCAGGCGACCATCTATCAGCAAAAGGCATTGGATATCAATGAGAGGGAGCTTGGACTTGATCATCCTGATACAATGAAAAGTTATGGGGATTTGGCTGTTTTCTATTACAGACTTCAACATACAGAGTTGGCCCTCAA GTACGTCAATCGTGCTTTGTATCTTTTGCATCTAACATGTGGGCCGTCTCATCCAAATACGGCTGCCACCTATATTAACGTGGCAATGATGGAAGAAGGTTTGGGGAATGTCCATGTTGCTCTTAGGTATCTCCATGAAGCGCTAAAGTGCAATCAAAGGCTACTTGGACCTGATCATATacag ACCGCTGCTAGCTATCATGCCATTGCTATAGCACTCTCTTTGATGGAAGCTTACACATTAAGTGTTCAGCACGAACAAACTACCTTACAGATACTGCAAGCAAAACTTGGCTCTGAGGATCTACGCACACAG GATGCCGCTGCATGGCTTGAGTATTTCGAGTCTAAGGCTTTGGAGCAGCAAGAAGCTGCACGCAATGGTACTCCAAAGCCAGATGCCTCTATCTCCAGCAAAGGACATTTAAG TGTGTCAGACCTTTTGGATTATATAACACCAGATGCTGATATGAAAGCAAGGGATGCAAGAAAAGCTCGTGCAAAG GTTAAAGGAAAACCAGGAAAAAACGAGGCAATAGTCTCAGATGGATACCAGAAGGATGACATTTTGTTACCAAGTCAGCTTGTTGCCGAGAATTCAGGTGATAAAGAGAACCAGTCTGCACCTCCATTTGCAGAACCTAAGCATGAGAAAGTTGATACAAGTCTACTGGATCAATCAATAATATTCGAAAAAAAAGATGATGCGGCACAAGATGATGCCTCAGATGAAGGTTGGCAAGAAGCAGTTCCTAAAGGTCGTTCACCCATGGGTCGCAAATCCTTTCTGTCAAGGAGACCAAGCCTCAAAAAACTGAATACTAATTTTGTGCATGCATCCCAATTATCACGATACAATGGAAAGCCTAATAGTTTGACATCTCCAAAAACAAGCCCAATTGAGCCTGCTGCTTTTCCTGGACCTGCTCTTCCCGTTTCAAAAAAGTTTGTTAAGAGTGCAAGCTTCAGTCCTAAGCCAAGCAACTCTAGCATGTCAGTTAGTGGAGGGACAGAGAAGCACTCAAACCCAAAGTCAGCCCCTTCTACTCCAGCTTCTATTGATCAAGTTACCAAGTCATCTTCTGTGACAAATCCAATCAGTGTTCAGTCAACTGGAAAACTTTTCTCCTATAAAGAAGTTGCATTGGCTCCTCCTGGAACAATTGTGAAGGCAGTGGGAGAGCAATTACCAAAAGGAAATGTTCCTATTGTACAACTTTCTAAGGTTGGCCAGGAGAAAACTGCAACAGATGTTACTGGTGAAGTGATACTAGTTAAAGATGTCGAGGAAGAGGAAAAGCAAAAACTTGTGGGAGAGAAAGTGGTTTTGGCTCTTGAGGAAAATGGTATTGATGTAAAACATACAAAAGTGCAGAACTCTGTGGCAAGGAAATCTCTGGGAGTTGTAAAGCATGCTAGTGTTGGAGTACAAGTGGAAGCTGAGATCATAGAACTGAAAACCACTGCTTATGAAGAAGGACAAGTAGAAAATGCCGAAGTCACAGTTTCAAACGGTGAGATTTCTATTACTTCCCAACCCGCAAACACTACTCAAAATGGACAATTGCAAACTCAAGCGCTGGACAGTTCGACCAAGGTTTGCCCTGATTCAGAACCTTCATTTGTTTTAACTGAAAGCACAACTCACTTTATGGAAGAAAATTCTTCCCTTTTGGAAGCAAAGGTTGAAGAAGATGGAAGTCCACATGATTTCTCTGATGGTGGGATAGTTAAGCAAGGGCCAACTGATGGAGAAAAGTTAGATGAACCAGAAACTAAAAAAGAGACCACCAAGAAACTTTCTGCAGCCGCACCACCTTTCAATCCATCCCTAGTACCAGTTTTTGGTTCAGTTCCAGTGGCAGGTTCCAAAGATCATGGAGGGATTTTGCCCCCACCAGTAAATATTCCTCCTATGCTTACGATCAGTCCTGTTCGTAGATCACCTCATCAGTCAGCAACAGCAAGGGTTCCGTATGGTCCACGATTGGCTGGTGGATATAATAGATCTGGAAGTCGGGCTTCACGTAATAAACATGTCTTCCACAATGGTGAGAACACAGGGGATGGAAATCACTTTAGTCCACCTAGAGTAATGAACCCACATGCGGCAGAGTTTGTACCTGGCCAACCTTGGATTCCCAATGGCTATCCAGCATCTCCTAGTGATTTTTTGCCTCCCCCAAGTGGTTATCCCATGTCCCCAAATGGATATCCATCGTCGCGTAATGATATTCCAGTGACTCAAAATGTGTTCCCAACATCTCCAATCGGTTCAGAAGAGTCATTAACAATTATAAATGCTCCACTTGGTgttgaaacaaatattaaagGTGAAGCAAAAGAGAATAATGACATGTCTTCATTAGAAGTTAGATGCGAGACgcaaaaaattgaagaagagtTGCAGAAAGAAGAGTATGTTGATAATGTAGTCTCTCATTCTAATCCTGAAGAAAAGCCTTTTGAAACATATACAGTTGTTGGTAATATTGATGTAGCAAAAGAGATCAGCAGCAAATTAGTTGTTGAGGAAAATCCAAGTAAATGTTGGGGAGATTATAGTGACAATGAAGCTGAGGTCATTCAAGTTTCTAGTTGA